A section of the Flavobacterium ardleyense genome encodes:
- a CDS encoding RsmB/NOP family class I SAM-dependent RNA methyltransferase, translating into MRLHRNLVYTTIDSLNAIFNEGEYADKVVARALKKDKRWGSSDRKFVAETIYEVVRWKRLYAEIAEVRAPYNRENIWRMFAVWAVLRGYPIPDWKQLEGTPERKIKGRFDELSKIRTMRESIPDWMDEVGVAELGEEVWTKEIAAQNQPAKVILRVNTLKCTREKLRAILMDLDIHTDTLPDQPDALVLRERANVFMTDAFREGFFEVQDANSQLVAAFLDVKPGMRVVDTCAGAGGKSLHIAALMENKGQLIAMDLYESKLKQLKLRAKRDGAFNIEYRIIDSTKIIKKLHERADRVLIDAPCSGLGVLKRNPDAKWKLQPEFIDNIRAVQADILERYSKIVKPGGKLVYATCSILPSENQEQIEKFLKTESGQEFKFVEDRKILASESGFDGFYMALMERKEN; encoded by the coding sequence ATGAGATTACACAGAAACTTAGTTTATACAACAATCGATTCACTTAATGCAATTTTCAATGAAGGCGAATATGCCGACAAGGTTGTTGCCCGAGCACTTAAAAAAGACAAACGTTGGGGAAGCTCCGACAGAAAATTTGTTGCAGAGACTATATACGAAGTTGTACGTTGGAAACGACTTTACGCCGAAATTGCCGAGGTACGTGCCCCATACAACCGAGAGAATATTTGGAGAATGTTTGCCGTTTGGGCAGTTCTTCGAGGCTACCCTATTCCAGATTGGAAACAATTAGAGGGAACTCCAGAAAGGAAAATTAAAGGACGTTTTGACGAACTGTCAAAAATCCGAACAATGCGCGAATCTATTCCAGATTGGATGGACGAAGTTGGCGTTGCTGAATTGGGTGAAGAAGTGTGGACCAAAGAGATTGCAGCTCAAAATCAACCAGCAAAAGTTATTTTGAGAGTAAATACACTCAAATGCACAAGAGAAAAGCTTCGTGCTATCCTGATGGATTTGGACATTCATACAGATACGCTACCAGATCAACCAGATGCTTTAGTGCTAAGAGAACGTGCCAATGTCTTTATGACCGACGCTTTTAGAGAAGGATTTTTCGAAGTTCAAGATGCAAATTCACAGCTAGTCGCTGCCTTTCTAGATGTAAAACCAGGGATGAGAGTTGTTGATACCTGCGCAGGTGCTGGTGGAAAATCACTCCATATCGCAGCATTGATGGAAAACAAAGGCCAACTTATCGCAATGGATTTATACGAAAGTAAATTAAAGCAACTTAAACTTCGTGCAAAAAGAGATGGTGCTTTTAACATAGAATATCGTATTATTGACAGCACAAAAATCATCAAAAAATTGCATGAAAGAGCTGATAGAGTTTTAATTGATGCTCCTTGTAGTGGTTTGGGAGTTCTTAAAAGAAATCCTGATGCCAAGTGGAAGTTGCAACCCGAATTTATAGATAATATACGTGCAGTACAGGCAGATATTTTAGAGCGTTACTCAAAAATTGTCAAGCCCGGTGGCAAATTGGTATATGCTACTTGCTCTATATTGCCTTCAGAAAATCAGGAACAGATAGAAAAGTTCTTAAAGACAGAAAGTGGACAAGAATTTAAATTCGTGGAAGACAGAAAGATTTTGGCCTCTGAGTCAGGTTTTGATGGGTTTTATATGGCATTGATGGAACGTAAAGAAAATTAA
- a CDS encoding KUP/HAK/KT family potassium transporter yields the protein MSNSKNLHSKLSTGGLLITLGIIFGDIGTSPLYVMKAIIGDHAIDAMVVLGGVSAVFWTLTLQTTVKYVIITLNADNHGEGGIFALYALVKRTKVKWLMIPAIIGGSALIADGIITPPISITSAVEGIRTFYPDIAIVPIVIAILIFLFTIQQFGSKLVGKFFAPMMLIWFSMLAVLGVMQITGNLYVLKALNPYYAFHLLSIHPEGFYVLGFVFLCTTGAEALYSDMGHCGRKNIRISWIFVKIALVLNYFGQAAYLMQHQGQTLSQLGGSFGNPFYLIMADWFKPFGIAIATLAAVIASQALISGSFTLINEAMKLNFWPKVKIKYPTELKGQLYIPSINWLLFAGCIMVVLHFEESSNMEAAYGLAIVLCMVMTTILLNYYLIVKRVSMFFIVPLIFVYLTIEFSFLWANLTKFSHGGYVTIFIAAILIGIMFIWFEAKKISKNYTNFVKVEDYKQVLAALTMDLAIPKYATHLVYMTSASRTDEVEEKVMLSILHKRPKRADIYWFIHVNILNEPYKSEYKVTNIVNEDMYRVDFNLGFREATKINLLFKEVLTDMVKNGEVDITSRYESLNRNKVIGDFRFVLFEKFLSNDSFLRFHEKVIMHTYFLIKKFSLSEEKAFGLDSSSVKVEKYPMVLHAPEKIDLTRIY from the coding sequence ATGTCGAACAGCAAAAATCTTCATAGCAAGTTATCCACGGGAGGATTACTAATAACCTTGGGAATTATATTCGGAGACATCGGTACTTCTCCGCTCTACGTTATGAAGGCAATTATTGGAGATCATGCTATAGATGCGATGGTCGTTCTTGGAGGAGTTTCCGCCGTTTTTTGGACTCTAACATTGCAAACCACCGTTAAGTATGTAATCATAACACTCAACGCCGATAACCATGGCGAGGGAGGGATTTTTGCTTTATACGCATTAGTCAAACGCACAAAAGTTAAATGGTTGATGATTCCCGCCATCATTGGTGGTAGTGCACTTATAGCTGATGGTATCATAACACCCCCTATTTCTATTACCTCTGCTGTCGAAGGAATTCGAACTTTTTATCCAGATATTGCCATTGTACCTATCGTAATTGCGATTTTGATTTTTCTCTTTACAATTCAGCAATTTGGAAGTAAACTTGTGGGTAAATTCTTTGCGCCAATGATGCTAATCTGGTTTAGTATGCTTGCTGTACTTGGCGTAATGCAAATAACCGGAAATCTCTATGTCCTTAAAGCACTAAATCCTTACTATGCTTTTCATCTTTTAAGTATTCACCCAGAGGGATTTTACGTTCTCGGATTCGTTTTTCTTTGTACCACTGGAGCAGAAGCTCTCTACTCAGACATGGGACATTGTGGCCGAAAAAATATCAGAATTAGCTGGATTTTTGTAAAAATTGCTCTTGTGCTAAATTACTTTGGACAAGCAGCATATTTAATGCAGCATCAAGGTCAAACATTGAGTCAACTGGGAGGTTCTTTTGGTAATCCGTTCTACCTGATAATGGCAGACTGGTTTAAGCCTTTCGGAATTGCAATTGCAACATTAGCCGCAGTAATAGCTTCACAAGCATTAATATCTGGCTCATTTACATTGATAAATGAAGCAATGAAATTAAATTTCTGGCCTAAAGTAAAAATTAAATATCCCACCGAGCTAAAGGGTCAGTTGTACATTCCTTCTATTAACTGGCTTCTTTTTGCTGGCTGTATTATGGTTGTTTTACATTTTGAAGAATCTAGTAATATGGAAGCTGCCTACGGTCTAGCCATCGTACTATGCATGGTAATGACGACGATTTTGCTAAATTATTACTTAATTGTAAAAAGGGTGTCGATGTTTTTTATCGTTCCCTTAATATTTGTATATCTTACTATCGAATTTAGTTTCCTTTGGGCCAACCTTACCAAATTCTCTCACGGAGGTTACGTAACAATATTTATTGCTGCAATTTTAATTGGAATAATGTTTATCTGGTTTGAAGCTAAAAAAATTAGTAAAAACTACACCAATTTTGTCAAAGTAGAAGATTACAAACAAGTACTTGCAGCCTTAACAATGGATTTAGCTATTCCTAAATATGCAACCCACCTTGTATATATGACAAGTGCAAGTCGCACAGATGAAGTTGAAGAAAAGGTAATGCTTTCAATTCTACATAAACGTCCAAAAAGAGCCGATATTTATTGGTTTATCCATGTAAATATCCTAAATGAACCTTACAAATCCGAATATAAAGTAACTAATATTGTTAACGAAGATATGTACCGAGTTGACTTTAACTTAGGATTTAGAGAAGCAACTAAAATTAATTTATTATTTAAAGAAGTTCTTACTGATATGGTGAAAAATGGTGAAGTCGATATTACTAGTCGATATGAATCACTAAATCGCAATAAAGTAATTGGAGATTTTAGGTTTGTCCTATTTGAAAAGTTCTTGTCTAATGATAGTTTTTTACGCTTCCACGAAAAGGTTATTATGCATACCTATTTCTTAATAAAAAAATTCTCTTTATCAGAAGAAAAAGCATTTGGTCTAGATAGTAGCTCCGTAAAAGTTGAAAAATATCCAATGGTGCTTCATGCCCCAGAGAAAATTGATCTTACTAGAATATATTAG
- a CDS encoding GyrI-like domain-containing protein, with product MRILKYIFLLILLVAIASTVFIATQKGEYEVTRSRLVNVSEAIAYNYVSDYSNWPQWMIFEDGKVDYTFPTYSGENNNIFRWNGSDSSGEVQTISKSGTDSITQKMLYDGIASNVVWTFKDTVGGTKITVTSKGKMNFMSKFRALRNGSADKFVGSFYENSLASLDKTLKHELKTFKVKVEGVVVKSAKFFIQQTIVSKDSKIINNSRIMRARLEAFAKENSIVADGQPFVLYHYSDASKKTTKFSVCYPVKNEIFISEGSDMSSGHYESFRAVKTTLTGNYTHLEEAWLKTVEYLNTNKLTQKATLPRLELYKIGKEKFSSPTQWVTELYLPIEEASIISETTVPATTSSTYQSTTPVTPTPAPAPVSALPKTKAVSPAVKPSENKTISSPPPVKQPKKEPENPMNEFDL from the coding sequence ATGAGGATTTTAAAATATATTTTTTTACTGATTTTATTGGTGGCTATTGCTTCAACTGTATTTATTGCCACTCAAAAAGGTGAGTATGAAGTGACTCGATCTAGATTAGTAAACGTTTCAGAAGCCATCGCTTATAATTACGTCAGCGATTATAGCAATTGGCCGCAGTGGATGATTTTTGAAGACGGAAAAGTTGATTATACATTTCCAACTTATTCTGGTGAAAATAATAACATCTTTAGGTGGAATGGGTCAGATAGTAGTGGGGAAGTTCAAACCATTTCAAAATCAGGAACAGATTCAATAACACAAAAGATGCTTTACGATGGAATTGCGTCAAATGTTGTATGGACCTTTAAAGATACTGTTGGCGGAACAAAAATCACTGTTACATCAAAAGGAAAGATGAATTTCATGAGTAAATTTAGAGCGCTAAGAAACGGAAGCGCTGATAAATTTGTTGGCTCCTTTTATGAAAATAGTTTAGCCAGTTTAGATAAAACATTAAAGCACGAGCTCAAAACGTTTAAAGTAAAAGTGGAAGGCGTCGTAGTGAAGTCTGCGAAATTCTTCATACAGCAGACAATTGTAAGTAAAGATTCTAAGATTATCAATAATAGTCGCATCATGCGTGCAAGATTGGAAGCATTTGCAAAAGAAAACAGCATTGTAGCAGATGGACAACCATTTGTTTTATATCATTATAGTGATGCATCAAAGAAAACGACAAAATTTAGCGTCTGCTATCCAGTAAAGAACGAAATATTCATTTCTGAGGGAAGCGATATGTCATCAGGACACTACGAGTCTTTTCGAGCAGTAAAAACTACTTTAACGGGAAACTATACTCATCTTGAAGAAGCTTGGCTGAAAACTGTTGAGTATTTAAATACAAATAAACTTACACAGAAAGCGACTTTACCGCGATTGGAACTATACAAGATTGGAAAAGAAAAATTCTCAAGTCCTACACAATGGGTCACCGAATTATATTTACCTATTGAAGAAGCTTCGATTATTTCAGAAACTACAGTGCCAGCCACAACATCTTCTACCTACCAATCCACGACACCTGTTACCCCCACTCCGGCGCCGGCGCCGGTGTCTGCTCTACCTAAAACAAAAGCTGTTTCTCCTGCCGTTAAACCGAGCGAAAACAAAACAATTTCCTCCCCTCCTCCGGTTAAACAACCTAAGAAAGAACCTGAAAATCCTATGAATGAGTTCGACCTATAA
- a CDS encoding dipeptidyl-peptidase 3 family protein: MKLRTMAGFILAISTLVSCKNEIIDKTTTTIENADFNTEAEQFADIKVLRYQIPGFEKLTLKEKELVYYLTQAGTAGRDIIWDQNYKHNLKIRAALENILQKYTGDKESANYKEFIIYLKRVWFSNGIHHHYSNDKIKPGFDLAFFNQLLADTKTNLDSEVVNILFNDVDSKKVNLDEKKGLVEGSAVNFYGDGISAADVDAFYAAKKPADSHRPVSYGLNSKLVRNSAGVLEEKVYKSGGMYGAAIDKMIYWLEKAQGVAENQKQGDAIALLIKYYKSGDLKTWDDYNIAWVAATDSNIDYNHGFIEVYNDPLGYRGSFEGVVQIKDFDMSAKMQKISENAQWFEDNSPLMPEHKKKNVVGVTYNTVIVAGEAGDSSPSTPIGVNLPNADWIRAEHGSKSISLGNIIDAYNHVGGGDKLREFAHDAQEVELQEKYGEQADKLHTTLHEVVGHASGQINKGIGTTKETLKSYASTLEEGRADLVGLYYLYNPKIQELGLVDDWKKTGMAAYDGYIRNGMMTQLVRLEKGADIEESHMRNRQWVSAWVFEQGQKENIIEKVVRDGKTYFNITNYEKLHDLFGKLLRETQRIKSEGDYKAAKALVENYGVKVDQKLHAEVLERNKKFNSAAYSGFINPLLVPEMDADGKIIDIKVTQPKSFTEQMLYYSKNFGFLPKDN; this comes from the coding sequence ATGAAATTACGTACAATGGCGGGGTTTATTTTAGCGATTTCAACTCTTGTATCTTGCAAGAATGAAATCATAGATAAAACAACTACCACAATCGAAAATGCAGATTTTAATACTGAAGCTGAGCAGTTTGCAGATATTAAAGTTTTACGTTACCAAATTCCAGGTTTTGAGAAGTTGACTTTAAAAGAAAAGGAACTTGTTTATTACCTTACTCAAGCGGGTACGGCTGGACGGGATATTATTTGGGATCAAAATTACAAGCACAATCTTAAAATTCGCGCTGCATTAGAAAATATACTTCAGAAATACACAGGAGATAAAGAAAGCGCAAACTATAAAGAGTTTATTATTTACCTAAAACGCGTTTGGTTTTCAAATGGAATTCACCATCACTATTCAAATGATAAAATTAAACCTGGATTTGATTTGGCGTTTTTCAATCAGTTGTTGGCTGATACTAAAACCAATTTAGATTCAGAAGTAGTGAATATACTTTTTAATGACGTTGATTCGAAAAAAGTAAATCTTGATGAAAAAAAAGGATTGGTAGAAGGATCTGCGGTCAATTTTTACGGCGATGGAATTTCAGCAGCTGATGTAGATGCATTTTACGCGGCAAAAAAACCGGCAGACAGTCATCGTCCAGTTTCGTACGGGCTTAATTCAAAACTGGTTCGCAATTCTGCCGGTGTACTGGAAGAGAAAGTCTATAAAAGCGGCGGAATGTACGGTGCTGCAATTGATAAAATGATCTATTGGTTGGAGAAAGCTCAAGGAGTTGCCGAAAATCAGAAACAAGGAGATGCAATTGCTTTACTTATTAAATATTACAAATCTGGCGACTTAAAAACATGGGACGATTACAATATTGCATGGGTAGCCGCTACCGATAGTAATATAGATTACAATCACGGCTTTATCGAAGTTTACAATGATCCGTTAGGATACAGAGGTTCATTTGAAGGTGTCGTTCAAATTAAAGATTTTGACATGAGTGCCAAGATGCAAAAGATTTCAGAAAATGCGCAATGGTTTGAAGACAATTCTCCATTGATGCCAGAACACAAAAAGAAAAATGTAGTAGGAGTTACCTATAATACTGTAATTGTTGCGGGGGAAGCTGGAGACTCCTCTCCAAGCACACCAATTGGTGTAAATCTTCCTAATGCTGACTGGATTCGAGCGGAGCACGGATCAAAGTCAATTTCTCTTGGAAATATCATCGACGCCTATAATCACGTAGGTGGAGGAGATAAATTAAGAGAGTTTGCTCATGACGCGCAAGAGGTAGAACTTCAAGAAAAATATGGTGAGCAAGCTGATAAGTTGCACACGACGCTGCACGAAGTTGTAGGTCATGCGTCTGGTCAAATAAACAAAGGTATTGGTACAACTAAGGAAACTTTAAAAAGTTATGCTTCAACGCTTGAGGAAGGTCGCGCAGATCTTGTGGGACTTTATTATTTGTACAATCCAAAAATACAGGAACTTGGTCTTGTCGATGATTGGAAAAAAACCGGTATGGCGGCGTATGATGGTTACATTAGAAATGGAATGATGACACAACTAGTACGTCTTGAAAAAGGAGCTGATATTGAAGAATCTCATATGAGAAACAGACAGTGGGTGAGCGCGTGGGTTTTTGAACAAGGTCAGAAAGAAAACATTATTGAGAAAGTTGTTCGCGATGGTAAAACTTATTTTAATATTACCAATTACGAAAAACTACATGATCTATTTGGAAAATTGCTTCGTGAGACGCAACGTATTAAATCAGAAGGAGACTACAAAGCTGCCAAGGCATTAGTAGAAAATTATGGAGTAAAAGTAGATCAGAAATTACACGCTGAGGTTCTAGAGCGAAATAAGAAATTTAATTCGGCAGCTTACAGTGGGTTTATAAATCCTCTGCTTGTTCCTGAAATGGATGCTGATGGAAAAATTATAGATATTAAAGTAACTCAGCCTAAATCATTTACAGAGCAAATGCTTTATTATTCGAAAAATTTTGGTTTCCTTCCAAAGGATAATTAA
- a CDS encoding branched-chain amino acid aminotransferase produces the protein MTSTESFTVTQAATSKIDQCDFENLKFGKTFTDHMLICDYIDGEWQKAEIKPYAPFQIEPSSMVFHYGQAIFEGMKAFKDEADDVWLFRPEENFKRFNKSAVRMQMPEVPEEVFLEGLKKLTNLDKAWVKRGNGSSLYIRPFMIANSSAIVASPSSDFRFMIILSPVRAYYSGEVKVMIAEHFSRAANGGIGAAKAAGNYAAQFYPTRLAKEKGYDQIIWTDDATHTKLEESGTMNVFFILNGILVTAPVSERILDGVTRKSIIDIAKREGITVEERPITVTELLESFKNGSLTEIFGTGTAAVISPIAGFAYQEVYNELIKPEESIAQKLKARLTNLQNKLEEDTFGWTVKI, from the coding sequence ATGACTTCTACAGAAAGCTTTACAGTAACACAAGCCGCAACATCAAAAATTGATCAATGTGACTTCGAAAACCTAAAATTCGGTAAAACATTTACTGATCATATGTTGATTTGTGATTATATAGATGGTGAGTGGCAAAAAGCTGAAATTAAACCGTATGCTCCTTTTCAAATTGAGCCATCATCAATGGTATTCCATTATGGTCAAGCAATTTTTGAAGGTATGAAAGCCTTTAAAGATGAGGCAGATGATGTTTGGTTGTTTCGTCCAGAAGAGAATTTTAAACGATTTAATAAGTCAGCTGTAAGAATGCAGATGCCAGAGGTGCCAGAAGAAGTTTTTCTTGAGGGTTTAAAAAAACTAACTAATCTCGACAAAGCTTGGGTTAAACGTGGTAACGGTAGTTCGCTATACATTAGACCATTTATGATTGCAAATTCTTCGGCAATTGTAGCTTCTCCATCCTCTGATTTTAGATTTATGATTATATTATCTCCTGTTCGTGCGTATTATTCTGGAGAAGTAAAAGTAATGATCGCCGAGCATTTTTCACGTGCAGCAAATGGCGGAATTGGTGCGGCAAAAGCAGCAGGAAATTATGCAGCTCAATTTTATCCAACACGTCTTGCAAAAGAAAAAGGATATGATCAGATTATTTGGACTGATGATGCAACCCATACAAAACTCGAAGAATCAGGTACTATGAATGTATTTTTTATACTAAATGGTATTCTTGTAACTGCTCCTGTAAGTGAACGAATTCTTGACGGAGTAACTAGAAAAAGTATTATTGACATTGCAAAAAGAGAAGGCATTACTGTAGAGGAACGTCCAATCACCGTAACTGAACTTCTTGAAAGTTTTAAAAATGGTAGTTTAACGGAGATCTTCGGTACAGGAACTGCAGCGGTAATAAGTCCAATTGCAGGATTTGCTTACCAAGAAGTTTACAATGAATTGATAAAGCCCGAAGAGTCAATTGCTCAAAAATTGAAAGCTAGACTTACTAATTTGCAAAATAAATTAGAGGAAGACACTTTCGGTTGGACCGTTAAAATATAA
- a CDS encoding DUF4920 domain-containing protein translates to MKKILLLSISAILLTSCKNETKELKLEEPLYNEKAADEDENEEEFKLKDTISEEALVEEVAVASADEKTAKKFDKKDYASFGATFTPNTVLNKEQMLEKYKNLKVGDTISVAFQSTINEVCKKKGCWMDVSLGKDKKSFVKFKDYGFFVPLNADKSDAIIRGKAFIDEVSVADLKHYAKDGGKSQEEIDKIIKSKVTYAFQADGVLIKK, encoded by the coding sequence ATGAAAAAAATTTTGCTACTTAGTATTTCTGCAATTTTATTAACATCATGTAAAAATGAGACGAAAGAATTGAAGCTGGAAGAGCCATTATATAATGAAAAAGCAGCTGATGAAGATGAAAATGAGGAAGAATTTAAATTGAAAGACACAATCTCTGAAGAAGCATTAGTAGAAGAAGTTGCAGTTGCAAGTGCAGATGAGAAAACTGCTAAGAAATTTGATAAAAAAGATTATGCCTCATTTGGTGCTACCTTTACCCCAAATACTGTTTTAAATAAAGAGCAGATGCTCGAAAAATATAAAAATTTAAAAGTTGGAGATACTATATCTGTCGCTTTTCAATCTACTATTAACGAAGTATGTAAAAAGAAGGGTTGTTGGATGGATGTTTCTTTGGGTAAAGATAAAAAGTCATTTGTAAAATTTAAAGACTATGGTTTCTTCGTTCCGCTTAATGCTGATAAGTCTGACGCCATAATTAGAGGTAAAGCCTTTATTGATGAAGTATCTGTTGCCGATTTAAAGCATTATGCAAAAGACGGCGGAAAGTCACAAGAAGAAATTGATAAAATTATAAAGTCTAAAGTTACTTACGCGTTTCAGGCTGATGGCGTTTTGATTAAAAAATAG